The Lycium barbarum isolate Lr01 chromosome 9, ASM1917538v2, whole genome shotgun sequence genome has a segment encoding these proteins:
- the LOC132610309 gene encoding probable membrane-associated kinase regulator 1 gives MGRRTHTNPKSYTLPSSPTRSLSSSSSSDFEFTIALSPRSRKSNTNICPADELFYKGQLLPLHQSPRLSMVRTLLLASSSTSSSSDTTTTASRDSTGSRGSSNDSQYSYSSGDLVLLPEGCDSSRPSSVAEEDEFKRLSNSINNIIPCGTTGASSIKKGTNKYLNFSLPRFSSVFRKESNKNNRNINDSDGISGTLPAQTSSVRRMSTSAREVIRKYLKKVKPLYEKLSQKPSEKIMVSSSTVTLCKNRENIGIKENTQNTTISHSFSGNLRYPRRRSYVSSCPSSMRSSPSHSGILSRSGFNTPTNKTTTGGIGSSDASTMEELQNAIQGAIAHCKNSMLQSHSAT, from the coding sequence ATGGGAAGAAGAACACACACAAACCCTAAATCTTACACTCTCCCTTCTTCCCCTACCcgctctctttcttcttcttcctcttccgatTTCGAATTCACCATTGCCCTTTCTCCACGTAGTCGGAAATCTAATACTAACATATGCCCGGCTGACGAACTTTTCTACAAAGGCCAGCTCCTTCCACTCCACCAATCCCCACGTTTGTCTATGGTTCGCACTCTCCTTCTGGCCTCTTCCTCGACCTCTTCCAGCTCTGATACCACGACCACTGCTTCTCGTGATTCCACAGGAAGCCGTGGTAGCTCCAATGACTCGCAGTATTCGTACTCGAGTGGTGACCTCGTCCTCCTCCCCGAAGGATGTGACTCTTCTCGACCTAGTTCTGTTGCGGAGGAGGACGAGTTCAAGCGTCTTAGCAACTCGATAAATAACATTATCCCTTGTGGCACTACAGGGGCTTCCTCTATCAAGAAAGGTACTAATAAGTACTTGAACTTTTCGCTCCCGAGATTCTCTTCCGTGTTCCGCAAGGAATCTAATAAGAACAACCGGAATATTAATGATTCTGATGGGATCTCAGGAACTCTGCCTGCTCAGACTTCCTCAGTGAGGCGGATGAGTACGTCTGCTCGAGAAGTCATACGTAAGTACTTGAAAAAGGTCAAGCCTTTGTACGAGAAATTATCCCAAAAGCCTTCAGAGAAAATTATGGTATCGTCAAGTACTGTGACATTATGCAAAAATAGAGAGAATATTGGTATCAAAGAAAACACTCAAAATACAACAATTTCACATTCTTTTTCGGGGAATTTGAGGTATCCTAGGAGGAGAAGCTACGTGTCAAGCTGTCCATCGTCGATGAGATCATCACCAAGTCATTCTGGTATCCTTAGTAGGAGTGGGTTCAACACGCCAACCAATAAGACGACGACAGGTGGAATTGGTTCATCAGATGCATCAACGATGGAGGAGCTACAAAATGCAATTCAAGGTGCTATTGCACATTGCAAAAATTCCATGCTTCAGAGTCACAGCGCTACTTAA